A window from Herbaspirillum sp. meg3 encodes these proteins:
- a CDS encoding accessory factor UbiK family protein — protein MDKPQFFEDLQSKINKAIENSPAKDIEKNVKAMLSQGFSKLDLVTREEFDIQAQVLAKTRAKLEELEARVVELEARQKTS, from the coding sequence ATGGACAAACCACAATTTTTCGAAGATCTTCAATCCAAAATCAATAAGGCGATCGAAAACTCGCCCGCCAAAGACATCGAAAAGAACGTCAAGGCCATGTTGAGCCAGGGCTTCTCCAAACTCGATCTGGTGACGCGTGAAGAATTCGACATCCAGGCACAAGTGCTGGCCAAAACCCGCGCCAAGCTTGAAGAACTGGAAGCACGCGTTGTCGAGCTCGAAGCACGCCAAAAAACATCCTGA
- a CDS encoding YifB family Mg chelatase-like AAA ATPase has product MSLAVLKSRALAGMHAPQVTVEVHLANGLPSFTIVGLPETEVKESKDRVRAALQNARFEFPAKRITVNLAPADLPKESGRFDLPIALGILAASGQMPADALDGYEFAGELSLSGDLRPIRGALAMTYAMHKSNNSDGCARTFILPRENADEAALVSNATIFPADSLLQVCAHFAGFDPDARLSRHHPSVQPAAPAYLDFSDVKGQLQAKRALEVAAAGGHSVLLVGPPGTGKSMLAARFPGILPPMTDDEALESAAVQSVTGGFSTTRWKMRPYRSPHHTASGVALVGGGGTPRPGEISLAHRGVLFLDELPEFDRKVLEVLREPMESGRITISRAARQADFPARFQLIAAMNPCPCGFFGHREKQCRCTPDQIGRYQGKISGPLLDRIDMQIQVGALAHDELLQQANGETSASIAGRVARSFDLQQQRQQKSNHLLSTREIDMHCKPDDAGEDLLKAAMTRLNWSARAYHRVLKVARTIADLGQAPVIGKAHIAEAIQYRRALREQ; this is encoded by the coding sequence ATGAGTCTTGCTGTATTAAAGAGCCGTGCGCTTGCGGGTATGCATGCACCGCAGGTCACGGTGGAAGTTCACCTTGCCAACGGCTTACCCTCCTTCACCATCGTTGGCCTCCCTGAAACCGAGGTCAAGGAATCCAAAGATCGCGTCCGCGCGGCCTTGCAGAACGCACGATTCGAATTCCCGGCGAAAAGAATCACTGTCAACCTAGCGCCGGCAGATCTGCCGAAAGAATCCGGCCGCTTCGACCTGCCGATTGCACTGGGCATTCTTGCCGCATCAGGCCAGATGCCTGCCGATGCGCTGGATGGCTATGAATTCGCCGGTGAGCTATCGCTCTCCGGCGACCTGAGACCAATCCGGGGCGCACTGGCAATGACCTACGCCATGCACAAGTCGAATAACAGCGATGGCTGCGCGCGCACCTTCATCTTGCCGCGCGAGAATGCCGACGAAGCAGCATTGGTCAGCAATGCGACAATCTTTCCCGCCGACTCTCTATTGCAAGTGTGCGCGCATTTCGCCGGCTTTGATCCGGATGCGAGATTGAGCCGCCATCACCCTTCTGTGCAGCCTGCGGCACCAGCGTATCTGGATTTTTCCGACGTCAAAGGGCAGTTACAGGCCAAGCGCGCATTGGAAGTCGCCGCAGCCGGCGGCCACAGCGTCCTTTTAGTAGGTCCGCCAGGAACAGGCAAATCCATGCTGGCGGCGCGCTTTCCAGGTATCTTGCCGCCCATGACCGATGACGAAGCGCTGGAATCTGCAGCGGTTCAGTCGGTCACCGGCGGGTTCTCCACCACGCGATGGAAAATGCGTCCCTACAGATCGCCTCACCATACTGCGTCCGGCGTAGCGCTGGTCGGCGGCGGTGGGACACCACGCCCGGGGGAAATCTCTCTGGCGCATCGCGGGGTTTTATTTCTGGATGAATTGCCTGAATTTGATCGCAAAGTCCTGGAAGTATTGCGCGAGCCGATGGAGTCCGGCCGGATTACCATCTCGCGTGCGGCACGACAGGCTGACTTTCCTGCGAGATTTCAGCTGATTGCCGCCATGAACCCGTGTCCATGCGGTTTCTTTGGCCATCGGGAGAAGCAATGCCGCTGTACGCCCGATCAAATCGGCCGGTATCAGGGAAAAATCTCCGGCCCTTTGCTGGATCGCATCGACATGCAAATTCAGGTCGGCGCACTCGCGCATGACGAACTACTGCAGCAAGCCAACGGCGAAACATCCGCAAGCATCGCAGGACGCGTAGCGCGCAGCTTCGATTTGCAGCAACAGCGTCAGCAAAAGAGCAACCACCTTTTGTCGACGCGTGAAATCGACATGCACTGCAAACCCGACGACGCCGGTGAGGATTTGCTGAAGGCCGCCATGACACGGCTGAACTGGTCGGCACGCGCCTATCATCGCGTGCTCAAAGTAGCGCGTACCATTGCCGATCTCGGGCAAGCTCCCGTCATCGGCAAGGCCCACATCGCCGAAGCAATCCAATACCGCCGCGCCTTGCGCGAACAATAG
- a CDS encoding OPT family oligopeptide transporter translates to MPHSPQHNLTELTELTVRGVILGALITVLFTASNVYLGLKVGLTFSSAIPAAVISMAVLRLFGSSSILENNMVQTQASAAGTLSAVIFILPGLVMVGHWQGFPYWQTFGICAAGGMLGVLFTIPLRRVMVVNSDLPYPEGLAAAEILRVGNTKDAAGNDSNSDDVRKGLNDIWAGSVISAAVALLTSGFRVLSEGFNVWVSAGTAVFRLPLGFSLALLGAGYLIGIVAGVAVLIGVIISWVFAVPILTLLTPTPEGTAIATYATGIWSKQVRFMGAGTIGIASIWTLITLFKPMLAGVRESLADRKHAAAGGTRAMTDRDLPARAIVLIGVGVMAVLTLIFALFLLDAQLSLPLLCGLVAMSLLFSCVFGFLVAAACGYMAGLVGSSSSPISGVGIIAMILVSLLLLASGSIDHLLAAPGSSKLPIALAIFVTSAIIAIAAIANDNLQDLKTGWLVGATPYRQQIALLIGCVVGAAVISPILELLYNAYGFVGALPRPDMDASHALAAPQATLMTAISTGIFTHELNWTMILIGVAIGIVLIAIDFMLERRGSRARLPALAVGLGIYLPPTVGMALVAGALVAWGLQLHLAKRKASGDKTGLDRVERIERRGVLVTSGLIVGESIMGVVLAAVIGASGRDEPLALVGAGFAPSAQWLALFVFAAVIIWFVRRLLQKAA, encoded by the coding sequence ATGCCCCATTCCCCGCAACACAATCTGACCGAGCTGACCGAGCTGACGGTACGCGGCGTCATCCTCGGCGCGCTCATCACGGTGCTCTTCACCGCTTCCAACGTCTATCTGGGCCTGAAGGTCGGACTGACCTTTTCGTCCGCGATCCCGGCTGCCGTGATATCGATGGCGGTGCTGCGTCTGTTCGGCTCCTCCAGCATCCTTGAAAACAATATGGTGCAGACGCAGGCTTCTGCGGCAGGCACCTTGTCCGCCGTCATCTTTATCCTGCCGGGACTGGTGATGGTCGGGCACTGGCAAGGATTTCCCTATTGGCAGACGTTCGGCATCTGCGCCGCCGGCGGCATGCTGGGCGTGCTATTCACCATTCCGTTGCGGCGCGTCATGGTGGTCAACAGCGACTTGCCCTATCCGGAAGGACTGGCTGCGGCAGAAATTCTGCGCGTGGGCAACACCAAGGATGCTGCAGGCAATGACAGCAACAGCGATGACGTGCGTAAAGGTCTCAACGATATCTGGGCCGGGAGTGTCATATCGGCAGCAGTGGCGCTGCTGACCAGTGGCTTTCGCGTGTTGTCGGAGGGATTCAACGTTTGGGTTAGCGCAGGCACTGCGGTGTTCCGCTTGCCGCTTGGTTTTTCACTGGCCTTGCTGGGCGCCGGTTATCTGATCGGCATCGTCGCCGGTGTTGCGGTGCTGATCGGCGTCATTATCAGTTGGGTATTCGCGGTGCCTATCCTCACCCTATTGACACCGACACCCGAGGGCACCGCCATCGCAACGTACGCCACCGGCATATGGAGCAAGCAGGTGCGCTTCATGGGCGCCGGTACCATCGGCATCGCGTCCATCTGGACGCTCATTACCTTGTTCAAGCCGATGCTGGCGGGTGTGCGCGAGTCACTGGCCGACCGCAAGCATGCAGCAGCGGGCGGTACGCGCGCAATGACTGATCGCGACTTGCCGGCACGCGCCATCGTGCTGATCGGTGTTGGCGTGATGGCGGTGTTGACGCTGATCTTCGCGTTGTTTCTGTTGGACGCTCAATTGTCTTTGCCTTTGCTGTGCGGACTGGTGGCAATGAGCCTGCTGTTTTCTTGCGTATTCGGTTTTCTGGTGGCTGCTGCTTGCGGTTATATGGCCGGTCTGGTTGGCTCGTCCAGCAGTCCGATCTCCGGCGTCGGCATCATCGCGATGATTCTTGTATCACTGCTGTTGCTGGCATCCGGAAGCATTGATCACTTGCTGGCAGCACCCGGCTCGAGCAAGCTGCCGATCGCTCTGGCCATTTTCGTGACCTCGGCCATCATCGCAATTGCTGCTATTGCCAACGACAATCTGCAAGATCTGAAAACCGGCTGGCTGGTCGGTGCAACGCCCTATCGTCAGCAGATTGCCTTATTAATTGGTTGCGTGGTGGGCGCCGCGGTGATTTCGCCGATCCTCGAACTGCTTTACAACGCCTACGGCTTCGTCGGTGCGCTGCCGCGCCCGGACATGGACGCTTCGCACGCGCTGGCCGCACCGCAGGCGACCCTGATGACCGCGATCTCCACCGGCATCTTTACCCATGAGTTGAACTGGACCATGATCCTGATCGGCGTGGCGATCGGCATTGTCCTGATTGCCATCGACTTCATGCTGGAACGTCGCGGGAGTCGCGCACGCTTGCCTGCGCTGGCGGTCGGCCTCGGCATTTACCTGCCGCCGACAGTTGGCATGGCACTGGTGGCAGGGGCGCTGGTCGCATGGGGACTGCAGTTGCATCTGGCGAAGCGCAAGGCTTCCGGCGACAAGACCGGGCTTGACCGCGTTGAGCGTATCGAACGTCGTGGTGTGCTGGTGACATCAGGGCTCATTGTCGGGGAAAGCATCATGGGCGTAGTGCTGGCGGCGGTCATCGGTGCCAGCGGGCGCGATGAGCCGTTGGCATTGGTCGGTGCCGGTTTTGCTCCGTCTGCGCAATGGCTGGCGTTGTTCGTATTTGCTGCGGTGATTATCTGGTTCGTGCGCAGGCTATTGCAAAAGGCGGCTTAA
- a CDS encoding DMT family transporter: protein MFIGILCALCAGLMWGLVFVTPLLLADYPGVVLSLGRYVAFGLIALVPAFFDRKRIASLSREDWKVAFKLSLVGNLLYYAMLATAIQLADAPLPTMLIGTLPIVISVCANWRPGHASESVAWSRLAPSLVILCMGLMLVNSSELEHLRSSVDNTRSTTDYMLGCLVALCAVAAWTWYPIVNSRYLRAHPRINSMTWATAQGLATLPMALVGFVLYGIYNHVAGNSYDFPLGPRPEFYILMMLLIGLSASWIGTLLWNKASQLLPTALVAQLIVFETLAALLYAFLLRGMAPDMKILAGVVFLCVGVVFGVRTFSRQAPVSPPL, encoded by the coding sequence ATGTTCATTGGTATTCTTTGCGCCCTGTGCGCGGGCCTGATGTGGGGCCTGGTGTTTGTCACTCCGCTGCTGCTGGCGGATTATCCCGGCGTGGTGTTGTCGCTGGGACGCTATGTCGCTTTCGGCCTCATCGCGCTGGTGCCCGCCTTCTTCGACCGCAAGCGGATTGCTTCGCTGAGCCGCGAAGACTGGAAAGTCGCCTTCAAGCTGTCGCTGGTCGGTAATCTGCTGTACTACGCCATGCTCGCCACCGCGATTCAATTGGCCGATGCGCCGTTGCCTACGATGCTGATCGGCACCTTGCCCATCGTGATTTCCGTCTGCGCCAACTGGCGTCCCGGACATGCCTCGGAATCGGTCGCCTGGAGCCGTCTTGCGCCGTCGCTGGTGATCTTGTGCATGGGTCTGATGCTGGTCAACAGCAGCGAGCTTGAGCATCTCCGGAGCAGTGTGGACAACACGCGCTCCACCACGGACTACATGCTGGGATGTCTCGTCGCCCTCTGCGCGGTGGCCGCCTGGACCTGGTATCCGATCGTCAATTCACGCTATCTGCGTGCTCATCCGCGCATCAATTCGATGACCTGGGCCACGGCGCAAGGTCTCGCTACCCTGCCGATGGCGCTGGTGGGTTTCGTCCTTTATGGGATCTACAACCATGTCGCCGGCAACAGCTATGACTTCCCGCTGGGGCCGCGTCCGGAGTTCTATATTCTGATGATGCTGCTGATCGGCTTGTCCGCCTCGTGGATCGGGACGCTGCTGTGGAACAAGGCCAGCCAGTTGCTGCCGACCGCATTGGTGGCCCAGTTGATCGTGTTCGAAACCCTGGCCGCGCTGCTATACGCCTTTTTGTTGCGCGGCATGGCCCCGGACATGAAGATATTGGCCGGCGTGGTCTTCCTGTGCGTGGGCGTGGTCTTCGGCGTACGCACCTTTTCCCGGCAAGCGCCGGTGTCACCCCCACTGTGA
- a CDS encoding DUF1840 domain-containing protein, whose translation MLVTFKSKAAADVVMYESHAKPILDLLHKDVSRGVITAAESADAIALLEKQIDSSKSHEAAEALERDVHAHHNANGDDHGHEKIEPVTFSARAYPLLDMLREAKKGNYDILWGV comes from the coding sequence ATGCTGGTTACGTTCAAATCAAAAGCTGCTGCCGATGTTGTCATGTATGAATCGCATGCCAAGCCCATCCTCGACCTGCTGCACAAAGATGTCTCCCGTGGTGTGATCACCGCTGCCGAGAGCGCCGATGCGATCGCCCTGCTGGAAAAGCAAATCGACTCCAGCAAATCGCATGAAGCCGCCGAAGCGCTGGAACGCGATGTACACGCGCATCACAATGCCAACGGCGACGACCATGGTCACGAAAAGATCGAGCCGGTCACATTTTCGGCACGTGCTTATCCGCTGCTGGACATGCTGCGTGAAGCAAAGAAGGGAAATTACGACATCCTCTGGGGCGTTTGA
- a CDS encoding MFS transporter yields METVTAVQGKQQDIAGWMIMLLAAACGIIVANLYYAQPLIGPIAVATGISPAAAGLIVTLAQVGYGLGLLFIVPAGDLLENRKLVVCLMVITCISLVGAAYASNATQFFLAAFIIGVSSVGAQVLVPYAAHMSLPETRGRAVGNVMSGLLMGILLARPVSSLVADLLGWHAIFGLSAVATALLALVLLRYLPQRRPPAGMHYFALLASMWHLVKTTPILRRRSMYHALMFAAFSLFWTTSPLWLASPAFNMSQKGIALFAFAGVIGVIAAPIAGRVADRGWSRPATGIAMFAGAAAFLLTHFWSGGRESSLAILLAAAILLDFGVSANLVLSQRAIYALGGEIRSRLNGLFMATFFGGGALGSALGAWIYAEGGWGATSLLGFAFPALALLYYFTEFRLAAKAVQ; encoded by the coding sequence ATGGAAACCGTAACAGCAGTACAGGGCAAGCAACAGGATATCGCCGGCTGGATGATCATGTTGCTGGCTGCCGCCTGCGGCATCATCGTCGCCAATCTTTATTACGCGCAGCCGCTGATCGGTCCGATCGCCGTCGCCACCGGCATTTCTCCGGCCGCTGCCGGATTGATCGTCACGCTGGCCCAGGTTGGTTACGGACTGGGTTTGCTATTTATTGTCCCGGCCGGTGATCTGCTGGAAAACCGCAAACTGGTGGTATGCCTGATGGTCATCACGTGTATTTCTCTGGTCGGCGCTGCGTATGCGAGCAACGCCACGCAGTTCTTTCTTGCGGCGTTCATCATCGGCGTCAGTTCGGTCGGCGCGCAAGTGCTGGTGCCGTACGCGGCACATATGTCCTTGCCGGAAACGCGTGGACGCGCTGTCGGCAATGTCATGAGCGGTTTGCTGATGGGGATCTTGCTGGCGCGCCCGGTATCGAGTCTGGTGGCGGATTTGCTGGGCTGGCATGCGATTTTCGGCCTGTCGGCAGTCGCTACGGCTTTGTTGGCGCTGGTGCTATTGCGCTATCTGCCGCAACGCCGCCCGCCGGCCGGCATGCACTACTTCGCTTTGCTGGCGTCGATGTGGCATCTCGTCAAAACGACGCCGATTCTGCGTCGGCGTTCGATGTATCACGCGCTGATGTTTGCCGCCTTCAGTCTGTTCTGGACGACCTCGCCGCTCTGGTTGGCAAGCCCGGCGTTCAATATGTCGCAAAAGGGAATCGCGCTGTTCGCCTTTGCCGGCGTGATCGGCGTGATCGCGGCGCCGATTGCCGGCCGCGTCGCGGACCGTGGCTGGAGCCGTCCGGCCACCGGCATTGCGATGTTCGCGGGGGCCGCAGCGTTTTTGCTGACGCATTTTTGGTCGGGTGGCCGCGAGTCGTCGCTGGCGATCTTGCTGGCGGCGGCGATTTTGCTCGATTTTGGCGTGTCAGCCAATCTGGTCCTGAGCCAGCGCGCCATTTATGCGCTCGGCGGCGAGATCCGCAGCCGTCTTAACGGGCTGTTCATGGCGACCTTCTTTGGCGGTGGCGCACTTGGCTCCGCATTGGGAGCGTGGATTTATGCCGAAGGCGGGTGGGGCGCCACGTCCTTGCTGGGTTTTGCGTTCCCTGCGTTGGCCTTGTTGTATTACTTCACTGAGTTTCGCTTGGCAGCCAAAGCTGTCCAATAA
- the rsmB gene encoding 16S rRNA (cytosine(967)-C(5))-methyltransferase RsmB — MTQFSLKTDSLAYSLHGAAQAIVAVREGTALPQALARIFAHYDTTPQARGAIQDLSYLSMRKLGVADGLLGLLANKPPQPAVLHGLLTCALSLLLDNTNPAYDDFTVVNQAVEAAAADPEMSHAKGVVNAILRRFLRERASLLPQAEKTPAGTWNYPTWWIDRLKGAYPDQWQAILQAGNAPPPLTLRVNRRKSTVAAYLQTLTAQGVGARQVGPDAVRLDKPTPVAQIPGFADGLVSVQDAAAQMAAPLLDVHDGMVVLDACAAPGGKTGHLLECADIDLVALDHDPKRLRRIEENLRRLQLNATLKAGDARGDDTNAGWWDGKQFDRILADVPCTASGIVRRHPDIRWLRRKTDTAQLTTLSSQILDNLWQMLKPDGKLLLVTCSLWPQESEEQAAAFAQRNQALRLPAPGQLLPTASAETDHDGLFYALFQKTGP, encoded by the coding sequence GTGACTCAATTTTCATTAAAAACAGATTCCCTCGCATATAGCCTGCACGGCGCGGCGCAAGCGATTGTCGCCGTTCGCGAAGGCACCGCCCTGCCGCAAGCGCTGGCGCGCATTTTTGCGCACTATGACACCACACCACAGGCGCGCGGCGCGATTCAGGATCTGTCCTATCTGAGCATGCGCAAGCTGGGCGTCGCAGACGGACTGCTCGGTCTGCTGGCCAACAAGCCGCCGCAACCGGCCGTGCTGCACGGACTGCTGACCTGTGCGCTCAGCCTGCTATTGGACAACACCAATCCGGCGTACGACGATTTCACCGTGGTCAATCAAGCCGTCGAGGCGGCGGCCGCCGATCCCGAAATGAGCCATGCCAAAGGCGTGGTCAACGCTATCCTGCGCCGCTTCTTGCGCGAGCGTGCAAGCTTGCTGCCGCAAGCGGAAAAAACGCCGGCCGGCACATGGAATTATCCAACCTGGTGGATTGATCGCCTCAAAGGCGCGTATCCGGATCAGTGGCAAGCCATTCTGCAGGCGGGCAACGCGCCGCCGCCACTGACCTTGCGCGTCAATCGCCGCAAGAGCACGGTCGCCGCTTACCTGCAAACACTGACGGCACAGGGTGTCGGCGCGCGTCAGGTTGGCCCAGATGCGGTGCGCTTGGACAAACCCACGCCGGTGGCGCAGATCCCCGGCTTTGCCGATGGTCTGGTGTCCGTGCAAGATGCAGCCGCCCAAATGGCGGCGCCTTTGCTGGACGTGCACGACGGCATGGTTGTACTTGATGCTTGTGCCGCGCCCGGCGGCAAAACCGGCCATCTGCTGGAATGCGCCGACATTGATCTGGTCGCGCTGGATCATGACCCCAAGCGTCTGCGCCGGATTGAAGAAAACCTGCGGCGTCTGCAACTGAACGCGACGCTCAAAGCCGGTGATGCACGCGGCGATGATACGAATGCAGGATGGTGGGACGGCAAACAATTCGACCGCATCCTCGCCGATGTTCCCTGTACGGCCTCAGGCATTGTGCGTCGCCACCCAGATATTCGTTGGCTGCGCCGCAAAACTGATACGGCACAACTCACAACACTTTCCTCGCAAATCCTCGACAATCTTTGGCAGATGCTAAAGCCGGATGGTAAATTGCTGTTGGTAACATGCTCGTTGTGGCCGCAGGAATCGGAAGAACAGGCTGCCGCGTTTGCCCAGCGCAACCAGGCTCTTCGACTGCCAGCTCCAGGTCAACTGCTGCCCACCGCCAGCGCAGAAACCGACCATGACGGCCTGTTTTATGCGCTGTTTCAGAAAACTGGACCATGA
- a CDS encoding DUF4390 domain-containing protein, protein MTQSALISSHLPSFRHPPAAASGASTAVRLLWRTCRCVLLLALALILLFSPATSHAAEVDITQASLEATDDGYRLSASYSFELNRSLEDALVRGVPLYFTTDVQLTRRRWYWFDEVSISVSRTVRISFNVLTRQYHASTSGQLQQSFSSLEDAMSLIRRPPRWIIADKSALTSGDIYKVGLRMRLDVAQLPKPFQINALNNSDWRLSSDWKEFTFKVE, encoded by the coding sequence TTGACGCAATCGGCCCTCATCTCCTCTCATCTGCCGTCATTCCGCCATCCTCCAGCGGCGGCGTCGGGAGCCTCGACCGCCGTCCGCCTGTTGTGGCGCACGTGTCGTTGCGTCCTTTTGCTTGCTCTGGCGCTGATCCTGCTGTTCTCACCGGCCACCAGCCATGCCGCGGAAGTCGATATCACGCAAGCGTCGCTGGAAGCGACCGATGACGGCTACCGTTTGTCGGCGTCGTATTCCTTTGAGCTTAACCGCAGTCTGGAAGATGCCCTGGTGCGCGGCGTGCCGTTGTATTTCACCACCGATGTGCAACTGACGCGGCGGCGCTGGTACTGGTTCGACGAGGTGTCGATTTCGGTATCTCGTACGGTACGCATCTCCTTCAATGTGCTGACCCGCCAATATCACGCCTCGACCAGCGGCCAGCTGCAGCAAAGTTTTTCATCGCTGGAAGATGCCATGTCGCTGATCCGCCGGCCGCCGCGCTGGATCATTGCCGACAAGAGCGCTCTCACGTCCGGCGATATCTATAAGGTCGGCCTGCGCATGCGCCTGGATGTGGCCCAGTTGCCCAAACCGTTCCAGATCAACGCGCTCAATAACAGTGACTGGCGTCTTTCCTCCGACTGGAAAGAATTCACCTTCAAAGTCGAATGA
- a CDS encoding ATP-binding protein gives MTRTLRYLLVVGGGVISILLFLLASASENSALFDQHYPWLLGLNALAAVALLLLVVLLLTRLYKRYRRGKFGSKLLARLVMLFALIGILPGAVIYLVSVQFVSRSIESWFDVRMEAALESGLNLGRNALDSSLTDLAARGRAMAQEMADMSESEQVTYLSRQRDQSMEITVVNANGQVLATVGGRIGVLTPTVPTAAMMRQAKVTRGFSVVESDDSRPLNGESDSDGNLRLHVVISVPTSSKAMGLQNDNRFLQILQPVPDYLATNAETLRLAYSEYQQRSVARSGLRKIYIVTLTLTLLLAIFGAIASAFLIASDLAKPLLLLAEGTKAVAEGDLSPRPIVSTSDELGTLTQSFNTMTRQLLEARTSVEKNRAELENAKAYLESVLANMSAGVMVLDSEFSIVSVNDSVRRILGYDFSGRVGTPLHTIDGQALFAEAIIKAFSEQRAQLASDVAEDSLHWQQQIELPHRGTSTNTNAGGTDVAAPETRREDTKEGDSASGKITLLARGSHLPVESGVGYVVVFDDISNVISAQRSIAWGEVARRLAHEIKNPLTPIQLSAERLQMRLADKLMPQDAAILEKSTTTIVNQVTAMKHMVDDFREYAKTPPAKPSALDLNALTEEILHLYLAGDGRDSIHVKLAPDLPKVMGDATQLRQVIHNLLQNAQDAVAENGEIPPRIDVATELIKYQGSGGAARSAVRLTITDNGPGFASKILANAFEPYVTSKPKGTGLGLAMVKKIIDEHGGRVDIQNRSETRGAKILILLLKLASDA, from the coding sequence ATGACCCGGACCCTGCGCTATTTGCTGGTGGTGGGTGGCGGCGTCATCAGCATTTTGTTGTTCCTGCTGGCTTCGGCCTCTGAAAACTCCGCACTATTCGATCAGCACTATCCCTGGCTGCTGGGCCTGAATGCACTGGCGGCAGTTGCACTGCTGCTGCTGGTCGTGCTGCTGCTGACGAGGCTGTACAAACGCTATCGGCGCGGCAAGTTCGGCTCCAAGTTGCTGGCACGGCTGGTGATGCTGTTTGCGCTGATCGGTATTCTGCCCGGCGCAGTGATCTATCTGGTGTCGGTACAGTTTGTATCACGCTCGATCGAATCGTGGTTTGACGTGCGGATGGAAGCAGCGCTGGAATCCGGCCTCAATCTCGGTCGCAATGCATTGGACTCCTCTTTGACCGACCTGGCCGCGCGTGGACGTGCAATGGCGCAGGAAATGGCCGACATGTCCGAATCCGAGCAGGTCACCTATCTGTCGCGACAACGCGATCAGAGCATGGAAATCACCGTCGTCAACGCCAATGGCCAGGTCTTGGCAACGGTAGGCGGTCGCATCGGCGTACTGACACCGACCGTGCCGACGGCGGCCATGATGCGCCAGGCCAAAGTCACACGCGGCTTCTCGGTCGTGGAAAGCGACGATTCGCGCCCGCTCAACGGCGAATCGGATTCGGACGGCAACCTGCGCCTGCATGTGGTGATCTCCGTACCGACATCTTCCAAAGCGATGGGCCTGCAAAACGACAATCGTTTTCTGCAAATTCTGCAGCCGGTTCCGGACTACCTCGCCACCAATGCGGAGACCCTGCGGCTGGCCTATAGCGAGTACCAGCAACGCTCGGTGGCGCGCTCCGGCCTGCGCAAGATTTATATCGTCACCCTGACCCTGACGTTGCTGCTAGCCATTTTCGGCGCCATCGCCAGCGCCTTCCTGATCGCCAGCGACCTCGCCAAGCCTTTGCTGCTGCTGGCAGAGGGCACCAAGGCAGTGGCCGAGGGCGACCTGTCGCCGCGCCCGATTGTCAGTACGTCAGATGAACTAGGCACGCTGACCCAGTCCTTCAACACCATGACGCGGCAGCTGCTGGAAGCGCGCACCTCGGTGGAGAAGAATCGCGCCGAGCTGGAGAACGCCAAAGCCTATCTGGAATCCGTGCTCGCCAATATGTCGGCCGGTGTGATGGTGCTCGACAGCGAATTCTCCATCGTCAGCGTCAACGACTCGGTGCGCCGCATTCTCGGTTACGACTTCAGCGGCCGTGTCGGCACGCCGCTGCACACCATCGATGGTCAGGCGCTGTTTGCCGAAGCAATCATCAAGGCCTTCTCGGAACAGCGCGCCCAGCTCGCTTCCGACGTCGCCGAAGACAGCCTCCACTGGCAGCAGCAGATTGAGCTGCCGCATCGCGGTACAAGTACAAACACCAATGCCGGTGGTACCGACGTCGCAGCACCTGAAACCCGCCGGGAAGACACCAAGGAAGGTGATTCCGCCAGTGGCAAGATAACCCTGCTGGCACGCGGCTCGCACTTGCCGGTAGAAAGCGGCGTGGGCTATGTGGTGGTGTTTGACGATATCAGCAACGTGATTTCCGCCCAACGCTCGATTGCCTGGGGTGAAGTGGCGCGCCGTCTGGCGCATGAAATCAAAAACCCGCTGACGCCCATTCAACTCTCCGCCGAACGCCTGCAGATGCGCCTGGCCGACAAGTTGATGCCGCAGGACGCGGCGATACTGGAAAAAAGCACGACCACGATTGTGAACCAGGTCACCGCCATGAAGCACATGGTTGACGATTTCCGCGAATATGCGAAGACGCCGCCGGCCAAACCCTCTGCATTGGACCTGAACGCGCTGACCGAAGAAATCCTGCACCTTTATCTGGCCGGCGACGGCCGCGACAGCATCCATGTCAAGCTGGCGCCGGACTTGCCGAAAGTAATGGGCGACGCCACCCAATTGCGCCAGGTCATCCACAACCTGCTGCAGAATGCACAGGACGCCGTCGCAGAGAACGGTGAAATACCGCCGCGCATCGACGTGGCGACGGAACTGATCAAGTATCAGGGTTCGGGCGGCGCAGCGCGCAGTGCGGTGCGTCTGACTATTACGGACAACGGCCCGGGCTTCGCCTCGAAAATTTTAGCTAACGCCTTCGAACCTTACGTGACGTCAAAACCGAAAGGTACGGGCTTGGGCCTTGCGATGGTCAAGAAAATCATCGACGAACACGGTGGACGAGTCGATATACAGAATAGAAGCGAAACAAGAGGCGCAAAAATATTGATTTTGCTGTTAAAGTTAGCATCCGATGCATAA